The genomic region CCGGCATTTTTACCGAGCGTTTTGTCACTACAAAATGCCGGCAAAATCACCGGACCGGAATAATGTGAACCAGTTCGACCCGCGTTCCCCGCCCCGCCCCGCCCGTTCTCCCCGCACTTCATTCGGCTCGCATTTTCTGAGTAAAGTAGACGTGTAGCATGAGcgacatacaaatagaaacttTAATTACGCTTGTCCAAGAGAGACCTGTTCTGTGGGACAAGACCGAAGATGTCTATAAAGACAAAAACTTAAAGTTAGCAGCATGGCGTGAAGTATGTTTAATACTGAAACCAAACTTCGATGAACtggaagaaaaagaaagaaaacagtacggtgagttttttaaatatttttattgataaaaatgcattcacaaattttaatttatagctgCTGCCTGCCACGGAACGGAACCAATATccgaaacaaaataattagtaaatgCTGTTCGTATAGCATTGGCATTAGGGCCACCTCGAGTCGACCCATTTCGATCCACGGGTCTCGTTTCTTGTTCttgtccattttctatattttggtAACTTTCAAAATTTATACCGTCTTTTTCTCTAACAAAATTATGTAAGACTGTACAagctttaattactttaattgctGTGTCTACGTTCAGATCTATAGGCCGATGGAGTATTCGCCACTTATTTGCTAGAATACCAAAAGCGCACTCAACGTACCTTCGTGCTCGACTTAATctatagttaaaaatctttttatcatTATTCAAATGTGTACCTCCATATGGACGTAGGAGATTAGGTGTTAAAGCAAAGCCTTCATCGCCAACTAGTATAAACGGTAATTCCTCGTGCATGTTTGTATGAAGTGGTCGAGGCTTTGGTACATTTAAAGTACCATCAttgatttttttccaaaatatacTATCCTTTAATATAGTGGAATCGCATTCCTTGCCATACGAGCCCacactgataaaaataaatcggtACTCTGAATCGACAATTGCCATTAATACAAAAGAATAATATTCCTTGTAATTAAAGAACATAGAACCACTCTTGGCTGGCTTCAAAATTCTAATATGTTTGCCATCTACTGCTCCAATACAGTGAGGAAAGTTGGCTTTTCTTTCGAATCTTAAAGCGATGTCCTCCCATTCTCTCTCAGTATCAGGCAGCTTAAGAAAATCTGTCTGTAGGCTTTCCCAAATGACGTTgctcatttcttttattattttacttattgtcGAAACGCCTACTCTGTATGAGTAATGTATTTCTTTGAATGAACATCCTGAAGCTAAATATctgaaaaaagtatattttgttactacatattacattatatgtcaccaataaataaattcaattctgatatttttttatttatttcaggaaaacTGGTTTCAACTAAATGGAATAATATACGAGATTCATGGCTTAAGACggtgaaaaaacaaaaagatgaGTCTAAATCTGGATCTTCGGCCAAAAAGACacgaaattatttatatcacgagcaattaatgtttttgaaaaaGGTCTCCGAACCTCGACCGCCTCATGAGTCGGGTTCAAAAAAAGCAAGAACCGAGACTGAAGTAGGCATGGAATCAGATTTTCGTTCatctttaattaaagataaaagaacaATTGATAATAAAGAAGTAAATGAGAAGATGTCAAAGTTTTTGGATTCCAGAATGAACCCAGAAAAAGAAAACCATCATCTTTCTTTTTTCAAAGGCATTATACCAGTCTTGAACACTTTAACTATCGAAGAGACTTTAGAATTTCAAGCCAGCGTCCTGACAATgttgcaaaaaattaaaagtaggaATTATGAGAGAGAGAATTACGGACATTGGCGTCATTATAATCAGATGACCGGACCAGATCAGTATACTCGCTCTGGATACTACACACATCCTAATCAACAGGCGACACCTACGCAAGATCAACACTCTGGATACTCTACAACACCTATACCATCAACTTCTTCCCAAATTCCAGTGAATCCAGTTTCGCCAACAGCATCTACTCATTCCATATACTCCCAAGAGTCAGAATATTTAGATTTTGAAGGGTTTTAAATTtgagtacaaataaatacttaagtgactaatttgcatttttaattaataattatttattgtcaaaagaacacacacacacactttaccTTAAACAAATGGCCAATCTTTGTTCTGGGCAAATACATTCTCTAAAACTTGTATTTCGTACTCTTATGCCTGGTGAAAGTCGTCCCAGTAAATCGTCAAAAGTGGTTGTTGTCATTCGAAAATAATTGAAGAACTTTGATCCGTCACTTCTAAGTTCACCCATCAATGTTTCAAATGTCCCTAGTGTAAATCTTTCCCGTAAAATAGGATGTACCCAatactttcttcttttattttgccTTCTGTACCACCACCACCACAACACAACAATTTCGTCGTCCATTGTGGGCACAGGTCCAAATTCAACTGAGGTGCTTTAAATGTGAACACTCTGTCCGGTGTCCGGTTTCCGGCAGATCTGCCGGTCCGGCATAGTGGGAACCCGGCCTTAGGCGTGGAGATCTGCATCGACCGCCAACCAACCCGTGTGTTCGCGTTCTACAAGCCGCCGACCAATCGACTTGCAGTCGCTGATGTCCGCACCTTGCTGGACTCGCAACTGCCCACGATTATCGCCGGCGACTTCAACGCGAAGCACACGGCATGGAACTCCGTCTCCGTGAGTCCGGATGGCAGACGCCTCCTCGACGATGCAGACCGCCACGGCTACGAAGTGCTCGGACCAGAGGTCCCGACGCACTACCCGTACTGTGCAGCACACATGCCGGACGTCATCGATATTGCAGTAACGCGCGGCCTCGCCGCAGCGCCATCGATTGACGTCCTGGATGATCACCTCATTTCCGACCACCAAGCAGTCCTCTTGACGCTGAGAAACGCACCGATGACCCACCTGCCTTCTCCGAAGCATCGCCAGGACTGGCGGGTTTTCGCCACATACATGGCAGAGAACTCGCCGTCCTTCCGAGTGGAGAGCCCTGCCGATGTTGAACGTCTCGCCACAGATCTCAGCGCGACAATGTCCGCCGCGCTTCGAGAGTCCAGTCGCCACTCGGCAACCGCTCGCAGACCACCCGCGCTCCCGGCCTACATCCGAGCGATGATTGAGGAGAAGAGGAAGCTGTGCAGACAATGGCAATCCCAGCGGTGCCCGAACATGAGGTCGCGGCTCAACGCTCTGGCGGCCAAGATCTCGGATGCATTGGAAACAGTTGCATCCGAGTCGTGGCATACCGTCATCGAGCGAGCCGGCGACGACTGTCCTGGCATCCACCGCCTCTGCCGCCGTCTCTCCGGGAAGCCTACTCCGATTAGGCCCCTCATGGCTAGTGACGGTACCCCCCGTTACCGAGCCGAGGACCGAGCGGAGATCTTTGCTGACTTCCTGGAGACGCAGTTCACACCGAATCCGACCGCTGATGTACAGCACGAAGCAACCATCGAGCAGCACTTGAAGGCCTACTTCGAGTCGCCGATAGCCCCCGCAGAAGACCCCATCGTGTTCTCCCCAGGACAAGTCCACAGGATGATTCGCCGAACTAAACTGCGCAAAAGCCCCCGGCTCCGACCGAGTCACCAACGAAGCCCTGCGCCACCTACCCCCGCGAGCAATCACGACGCTGGCGCGACTCTTCAACGGCATCCTCCGTACCAGGCACTTCCCATCAGCGTGGAAGCTCGGCCGGATCATCCTGATCCCCAAAGCGGGGAAGAATACGATGCAGCCTGGGAGCTATCGTCCCATCACGCTGCTGTCGACGACTTCAAAGGTCTTCGAGAAGTTGCTTCTGCTGTACATCACGCCCCACCTTCAGCCACGCGACGAACAGTTCGGTTTCCGTGCCGAACACTCAACCACGCTCCAAGTCACCAGGGTACTGCACCACCTCGCTTCCGCCAGAAACAAGCGAGAGCACGCTATTGCAGTCTTCCTGGACATGGAGAAGGCGTTCGATCGCGTCTGGCATGCCGGCCTCATCTATAAGCTGTCCACGTCGACTATTCCCCGTAGAATAGTCAAGACTGTGGGCACCTTCTTGCAAGACAGACGTTTTCAAGTGGCGGTTGAAGACGCGCTGTCCACGGAGCGCCCCATCAGAGCCGGTGTGCCCCAGGGAAGTTGCCTGTCGCCCGTCTGCTATGGCAGATACACGGACGACATTCCAGTCGCAGACGGCGCTATGCTTGCGCTGTATGCAGACGATGCAGCCTTCGTCACGACGTCGCTCACGGGCCCACACGCTGCAATAAAGATGCAGCGAGCACTGGACGCACTTCCCACTTGGCTGAAGGACTGGCGACTTAAAGTCAACGTGGCCAAAACTCAGGCGATCTCCATCGGACGGTCAGCAAAAACCCATGCACCCCCTCCGGTCTCGCTTCTGGGAGAAACCGTCGATTGGTCCCCCACGGCCAAATACCTGGGGGTCACGATCGACAGGGGTCTCTCGATGCGAAACCATGTGAGGAACGTGGTCGCGCAATCGCGCACCGCACGCTACCTCCTCCGTCCCATGTTGGCATCCCACCTGCCTCTCCGTGCGAAGCTGTCCATCTATAAGATGTACGTTCGCACGCGACTCACGTATGCGGCCCCAGCGTGGTACGCGCTGGTCAGCGAGACGGGCCGCAAGTCGCTGCGAGCGCAGCAAGCTTTAGCGCTCCGCACCATTTCCCGAGCACCACGCTTCGTACGGAACCAGGTCATCGCCAGGGACCTGTGCATGGAGAGCCTGGATGAGTTCATCCACCGCCTGAGTGCCTCGATGTTCGCACGCGCCGATGGAGCGCGAGCCCAACACCTGCGGGGCATCGCGCCATACCATCGGCGCCCGCCGGACGCCAGAGGCCTGCCACGTGACCTCCTGGACACCTAACGCTCCTCGCCGCTGGCTGACGGGCGCTTGCCAACTCACATTGGCAAGCTCGACCTCGCTGAGCGGCGGGCGCAAGCTCCCCCACGGACACGCTAAGTCGCCGCAACACCGCTGATCGCCGCGTCACAACGCAGGCTTGATCGCGCTGCCGCGACTTCACCCACGGACATGACTCCACGGACCCAACGGTCCCACCAAGCGACCCGTCTGTAGTCGCAGACGGCGTTGACTTCCACCGAAAAGGGCCATCGCCCTGAACGGTTACCCCCGAGCCCCAAACCTGGGACTCCGAGGAAGATTAGAGTgtaatgttcggacctcggtctccgagcacgatcacccgctcggaggaagatcttcctattgttacggtcgagcataTCACCAAAGCTCCCGTACAGTGGTGACCCCGACGTGATTGCGTGCGTGAGGCGTGCTTTGTGGTGCTGCGATGATCACGTCGGGTGTGCGTCGGGCTTGAATGGCGGTGATGCTGCTGCGATGATCACGTCTGGTGTGCGTCAGGCTTGAATGGCGGTGATGCGATGATTACGTCGGGTTTGCGTCATCACGTCGGGTGTGCGTCCCTTTTTATCATTGGTAATACAGGGTCTAGCCGTAATGGCGAACTCAAAAGACGACGATGGCACTCCCGCACCCGCGACGAATCCACCGATCAAACCACAACAGCAACAGAATAAAGGGAAGAAACCCTTTCCGAGGCCTAATAATAAGGTCGATAAGTCTAAGCTTCCTAATCCACTCCACTTAACGAAATCAGAAACCGCTTTGACTAATGACCCGCTATGGAAGGACTCTTTCATTCTGGATGGTGAGACAGGTGTTATGAATGAAGAGGCAGTAGAAGACTTCGAACCGGACGCCGCAGGATATGTTCATTTAGTTGACTTAGAGTATAAGGCAATTGCTGATGTCGATAAACCATATGCTAAGGTTATATCACCATCCCTCCACTCGTACTATCATTGCATTTTGTATTGGTACAAGATGGCTCTACTCGCCCAGCGCCACGGGACCGCTTCCCAGGACCAAGAGCGCCTGGTGCACTTTGTTAGAGGCTACGGAGGTTTAAAAATTGCCGCAGGAGCAGCAGAATACCTCGAAGGCTTAGGCGACTTCACTGACGCCACAGGCATTAGACATGTGCTCAGCTCACCTGAACCCAACGCCCAAGGGCATTTTGGCCAGGCCACAGCTGCAACGCATGCTAATTATGAGATGTTGCCTGCACCTGCAATCTTCTTAGCACGTGTGCTCGAAGATTTGCAAACGACAACGCAacggtctcaacgcacgcaacgctcaaCGCACGTAACGCTCAacggtctcaacgcacgcaacggtcttaacgcacgcaacgctcaaCGCACGTAACGCTCAACGCACACAACGGTCTCAACGCACGTAACGCACGCAACGGTCTCAACGCACAAAACGCACgaaacgctctcaacgcacgcaacggtctctacgcacgcaacgctctcaacgctcTCGACGCACGCAACGTACGCACACGATTGGTGACAGAGGCATACTACAGCAATCAACACTGCTTCAATGGTACGACTTCCAGTCTCGGAGGGTTAACTTTAAACAACATTAAACCTATGGGTAAATAATAACCCTACCTCTTGAATCACTCGATCTAATGATGAAACCAgtagttttaaagatataagcagAGGAACGGATGGTGgaaagtttatttaaacaatttttttttttattttaggtattgaCAGAATGTTACTTAATGGTACTTAACAGAGAAACCGTCCGTCTACCGTTTACCTGCCAAAGCCACGGTAACCCAAACTTCATAATAGTCCATCGTTCTTACATGTGTTGGGAGCATGCGCTGACAAACTTtcagcttttataaaataacgaaGGTCTGGGGTTCGCGGGCTCTTGCTCTATAAACCATTTAAAAGTAGTAGCAACAGTGTGTGACATGGATGGAGTAAATGTAAGTGCCATAAATTCCCTGGGGCCCACACTAAAGACACCTTATTTTAAACTTCAAGGAAATGAAATTGTGACTATTATGGATCCCCCACATCTCCTCAAGTGTTTTAGGAACATctttttaaaacacaatattgAATGTCCAGAAATTTTTTCAATACATGGAACAACAGGTGCTAtctaaatttatgtattatgattaaattgtattctgcaaaagtaaataagaaaattaagtaaattgatACTACAATTTACGATTTCAGGACTGGCAAAATGGAAGCATATCCAAGACATGTGTTTGCACCTGCACACACAGAACAACATATTAATCCAAATgggaaacaaaaaatgaaagtgAAGTTAGCAGCAAAAGTTTTACGTCATTCGGTTGCTGCAGGATTATTTGCTAAAGTTTCTTCAAGTAAGTTGCTTATATTTTAATGTGTATCTTGAGTTGCTACAAATAGGACATGCCCAAAAGATCATATCATCGAATTAAAAACACCCATAAATGCACACCCTTTAACatggtaatattattatagattttgaACTTATATATTCAGTAGTTACTTTAGTTTATCAGATATTTATAACAACCGAAAATTGTTTGACACCTTAGTAAAGGAAATAAGCAGGCATAGAAATTTACTTTTCCTTTATTCAGATCAATTTATGCTTATTATggttagtttaatattttatttcattttatatctatcAGATCAGATTTCCCCTGATGCTGTAGTTACAGCAACACTCATCAGCAAAATAGATTCTATTTTTGATGCATTAAATGCAGGAAGTCCAGATTTAAAAAGAGGGAAGAAATTTTCATCAAATCTCAGTAAATCAAGTGGACATTTGGAGCTATTCTcagaattaaaatcattttttaagaatgttaaatttattggGGCTCGTTGTACCCCTCCTTCGGCCAATGGGTGTATACGAACAATTGGGGCTGTAGAAAGGCTTTGGCAtaatttgcaaaaattaaaaatagaggCAATTTCTACCCGAAGACTAAACCAAGACCCTTTAGAAAACCTCTGGTTGTATACGGGGCCGCTGAGGTTCCAATCCTCACCCAAATGTGCAACAATTTATTGCTGGTTTATAAACCagcattgtaaataatttaagtgtAAATGTAATAGTAAAAATTGTGAAGATTATGCTAACACACTATTTACGAACACATATTAATATGAACACATGTTTGAAAACTACAACGCATGTACCAGTGTCATAACCTAATCAGTTGTACGATATTGATGTTACTGACATTAATGTCGACACAGGATAATGCGGAGAACCGGGCATGTGCCTACCTATGtggatttgtatttaaaaaacttaaaaacaatacatGTAAAGAAAGTCTAGCTTGAATAATGTTACTGCTGAATTCATACAATGCATTGAGTTATGTGCaacttacattaattaatttttgaatatgaattcaCATACgggaaagttaaaaaaaatattaactagaAAATTAAAGGACAGAATATCCTTCAGCTGGTTAGATGGATGCATGACTCATAAAGTTGAAAACACTACTCATATTCTTAACCCTAGAACACTAATAgtatttgtttttcaaataactttttttattttcaatgaacCTGAAGTGAAGTGCTCCCGCGTATTTAACATTGTTGTCGTTGTGGAACCATTAATTCAATAGACCGGGGTCTCACCATGAAGACCCATATTAAGAACATCTCCGCCAGGGCGAGGGCTGCCACTCACGAGCTGGCCCCCGTCCTCAGGTCTCGCTTGCCGCTGCGCACGAAGCTTGGGATGTACAAAACATATGCGGACGCGTGAGAAGACTACTCTGTAGAACCATTTACAGATGGCGTGGCGGCGAATAGTCTGCACATTTTTGTATATAGTTGTACTTCTTCTCCTTGGAGTAATATGAGTTATAGAGGAAGAATAAACCAACGTGGTCCTGGCGGTTTCAACCGCAACTTCCGCGATAAAAGTGACCAATACCGGGATGAAGACCCACCCGTCGAGGTTAGAAGACAGCAGCCGCAGAATAATAGAGGTGGAAAAATGAGCAACCGCGACAAGCAGAGAGCTGAGGCTTACCGCGAAAAGAAGAACGTTgctactagtgttgcccaaattcagtcttggtcttgcagtcttggttttgttcttgcgtttttgcaagaccaagaccaagaacaagaccgcgtatttttagcaagaccaagaccaagactgaccgtgcaagacttgagcaagaacaagacatagcctgcaagactcttgcgtcttgcagctaggacttagcgctatttcacggagtagttaggtgtaacagttcggtgtataggtaggtaggtacgcttaggaattctatgagacgcaaaaaactatatcaaagaatatgaaaaactggacctatgcgcattacgactaataccataaacatagcgaataaaaaaatatctattaaaatcaaactgagtgcatgcatagttatgttttaaccatcggcactttgataatgcggcatcaaaggttttgtacttacttctcaaagaaatttgccgcttttcggaagtacatggttatgatacacgcgccggcggcttcttttgaaatctaaaacaatcgttgccgccgcgccgaaatcataacatttgacactattcatgcaaaataatttcgaattttaagagtacctacaggtgttccaaagaataaataagtttcagagtgcttagaatgaaaatgaatacattatactgatcacgcaagtagtattatgattaggataaaatggtgaggataggtagtagatgtcataataattcattctagtaagtaattataatattaattacttatatggttttaaactaattacttaggtactattattgtacatttagtcattatatttcttaagtttttacaagaaaaaatagcaaaaaagtgttcgaatatctctgagagagatgatgagagtaagtatttactagctgtgcccgcgacttcgtccacgaggaatagtaactttggaggtatagtgacgttcaggatttatttatttattttaaaacttctgtcatcaaacatacaaacgaactcttcagctttataatattagtatagatgcacgccaaaacattcacttatatgtaaagaatagtgattggcactaattctttacatatattttattcacgggtcgcgtctgtacaagtaggtaatatttagtgtgtgtttgtacgccgcacgcggcatcgttcgatttgcggcggcatccttttcatagagccggcacgtggcgaggcggcgcggtaaaaagcaaggaaacgtactataaatgaaggaattattttaattccagtcatttccaattgagctgtgcttcgattctaacttaataattgtttttactaattctcgttgttttctaaaaacgtatcacgtgtacaatttaatatgagtgacgaagattcaaattattctagtccgagtaacgagagtttgagtcacagatctaaaagacccaaaagcaaatttgaggagtttttcgaaataattcatgcatcccaaactgccttgtgtaaattgtgccaacataaaaagattgaaataaaaatgaaaaacagaaacacttcaggcttaaggaaacatctaatgtctttccacaaaaaggaatcagaaatatttcttcctgttaaaccaaaattaagtggagatatcacaagctttttagtaaccgctggaagaagtggacaggtaagaatatttttttaacagttaaaagaattttaactccgcgtagctattcatgcgatactttcaaaaacgccattaacttacgtaagtatttttgagttagtggtgttttcatctaggggtgcgacatattaagtatgtaattatcgtcttaaatattttttataaacacccatattttcatttaatcggccagtaacaactaagtactttattttggtaaattacagtacagtgcaaccttaatataacaaatatcaatttaacgattttctcgatttaacaacaacaaacctcctcctcttatacgctcaaacctagtatgttttaaataataacacaagatttattgttttgtttcagtcggaaaacagcagtgacaacatcacgacagctacagttgattgggtggtgaaaaaatatcttctcttctcatttttcgatgacgaagctacacaagtatattttcgacgtatttgccctaatatggtgtttcctaaaaggtctacacttagaaggaaagtcaaagagcgatttgaagagctccaattgaatctcaaggaacgacttcaaccattatcatctaaaatgtcgtttaccattgatgggtggacgtcaattgctggtaggagttactacggggttactattcattatatagacaacgaatggaagtatcgatctgtagttcttgattttataccatcacgcggtcgacatactggggaagatattgcaacgattttccatgaatgtttattggaatatggcataattgataaaatacaaggtatcacggtcgacaacgcaactgcaaataccaaatttatgtatgaactgggcaaacagctgccgccacactttgattcagacaatcaacatttccggtgctttgctcacattttaaaccttggtgtacaagatttattaaagaccttagcattacactgtgagtctgacactaacgcgcaagatcagcagtacgaagactatgcagacgaaactgaggatgaggaagatgaagaatctgcaccaaatattgctgactcgcgtacatctgtaacaaagttacgcagtatttccagtaaaataaaaagaagtgagatagtgaagaagaagtttcagtctgcttgtgaagcagctggcgtgccatcaaatctaaatgccattcttgactgtccaacgagatggaattccacacatgatatgattggatttggtttaaaagtgagagcgggcattgacatattgtgcagttctgtcaccgaattgaatgattttcaaatcacagctaatgaatggcaggtactcgaaaaattacataaatttctaataaactttaaacttttaagtacaaaacttggtggagacaaatatgttacgttaccgctagtcattgtatcatttaatctcttgctagataaaattgaatccatggtaaaacagttagatgagaaacctaatcgatctgaagtggatgaaaggctcattctagctttccaagcagctcgagacaaaatgcttaaacattacaagaagagcaactggatttattgtacttctttaattttagacccaaggcataaggctcagacttttgacctgacaatgtgggggaagcaacttaaaacagaaagtctgcgcaagttcaatgaactttatgaagaatataaaagtctacactcactgaacaaatctctggaattaccagaaaaagacaataaagtatgtgatgaagatgaagacgtaatagactttgataaactctatgaatgtccctcgacgtcatctggatcttgtcttcaaggcttagtgatagacgagttggaggagtacctgagaaaaccaagaactgccagctcggaagacattttagattggtggaggacgcatgagatagagtatccgattttatcgaaaatggcccgtgattttctctcaatacctgcaacttcagtacctgctgagaggttattttctaaagcatcattagtaattagaaaacatagaaataggttaagtgatgagtcagccagatggttactttgtattaattcttggtcaaaagaattgatataaagtatcataacctaatgataaagctgttgatttgtgttgtattttattttttattcaaataaatgataaatcgtaaaactcttttattaaatttcttataagttgagggttcaatctctttctagacagataagtattgttctttaaaatacagtcaagttggacgtagttatacaaaaatgttccaATCCACATGTCATGCTAAAATGAGTTAAATATACAGATCTGCGTATTTTTACATCTACTACTTGTTTCATTAATCTGTTTCAGTCCTCAAGTGACAGTTTTCGGTATTTCATTTTGACATTACGTTCCAACCCACATTTTGTCAGATTAATGCAATATGCAagtcataaaaaatgtattaatccgcaagaaacattttaataaacaatattattttatttcaccggGAAAACAATGTTTCAATACTTTTGGAATGTtttgacaaaattattaaatggtCTCTTTTCTTAGAAATAATGTTTCAATATGTTTGGaacattttatcaaaattacaaaattttcatttttcttgaaaataatgTTCCAATTCTTTTGAGACGTTTACACAATATTGTGAAATAATGCTTTTTCTTGAAAACACTGTTCCAATACTTTaggaacattataaaaaaatataaaatatttatttttcttaaaaaataatgtttctatgcttttgaatgttttttaagaatgaaaaataattgcaaaattaATGTTCCAATGTTATAGTATCgttttaaaaatacgaaaaaaaaacattgtttcgttaaaattaaataatgtttcattGGATGTTCCACGGTAGCCCGCGAAATTC from Pararge aegeria chromosome 26, ilParAegt1.1, whole genome shotgun sequence harbors:
- the LOC120635084 gene encoding protein ALP1-like, translating into MDDEIVVLWWWWYRRQNKRRKYWVHPILRERFTLGTFETLMGELRSDGSKFFNYFRMTTTTFDDLLGRLSPGIRVRNTSFRECICPEQRLAICLRYLASGCSFKEIHYSYRVGVSTISKIIKEMSNVIWESLQTDFLKLPDTEREWEDIALRFERKANFPHCIGAVDGKHIRILKPAKSGSMFFNYKEYYSFVLMAIVDSEYRFIFISVGSYGKECDSTILKDSIFWKKINDGTLNVPKPRPLHTNMHEELPFILVGDEGFALTPNLLRPYGGTHLNNDKKIFNYRLSRARRYVECAFGILANKWRILHRPIDLNVDTAIKVIKACTVLHNFVREKDGINFESYQNIENGQEQETRPVDRNGSTRGGPNANAIRTAFTNYFVSDIGSVPWQAAAIN
- the LOC120635149 gene encoding uncharacterized protein LOC120635149, producing the protein MANSKDDDGTPAPATNPPIKPQQQQNKGKKPFPRPNNKVDKSKLPNPLHLTKSETALTNDPLWKDSFILDGETGVMNEEAVEDFEPDAAGYVHLVDLEYKAIADVDKPYAKVISPSLHSYYHCILYWYKMALLAQRHGTASQDQERLVHFVRGYGGLKIAAGAAEYLEGLGDFTDATGIRHVLSSPEPNAQGHFGQATAATHANYEMLPAPAIFLARVLEDLQTTTQRSQRTQRSTHVTLNGLNARNGLNARNAQRTTGKMEAYPRHVFAPAHTEQHINPNGKQKMKVKLAAKVLRHSVAAGLFAKVSSNRGLTMKTHIKNISARARAATHELAPVLRSRLPLRTKLGMYKTYADA
- the LOC120635085 gene encoding uncharacterized protein LOC120635085, which gives rise to MSDIQIETLITLVQERPVLWDKTEDVYKDKNLKLAAWREVCLILKPNFDELEEKERKQYGKLVSTKWNNIRDSWLKTVKKQKDESKSGSSAKKTRNYLYHEQLMFLKKVSEPRPPHESGSKKARTETEVGMESDFRSSLIKDKRTIDNKEVNEKMSKFLDSRMNPEKENHHLSFFKGIIPVLNTLTIEETLEFQASVLTMLQKIKSRNYERENYGHWRHYNQMTGPDQYTRSGYYTHPNQQATPTQDQHSGYSTTPIPSTSSQIPVNPVSPTASTHSIYSQESEYLDFEGF